One genomic window of Thermorudis peleae includes the following:
- the recN gene encoding DNA repair protein RecN, with protein sequence MLAELAIRNLAIIRDLRLAFAPGLNALTGETGAGKSIIIDALSVALGARASADLVRAGASKAWVEAVFDVAALATRPRFQAVLNELEIEPEEGLLVLTREVSASGRSLARVNGRTVPLATVAALGRVLVDIHGQTDHLSLLRPETQLEILDRYAGAEELRSALAASVQQYRHIRRQMQELVRAEREREQRIDALRFQLQEITAAQLSPGEEETLLQERARLLNAERLAGLAHEIYGLLEAGEGGTASALDALRLAASRLAELTRLDPSQAHLLSQLEEARYALEDLAQTIRDYGEQLEADPDRLAAVEDRLQRIKLLKRKYGDTIPEILSYAERVARELQTLEHSTETIEHLQETLRALLATIREQADALTARRRAAAEQLEQQVAETLAALNLARARFVVALEPLAGESDHTGRLGIDEFGQERVEFLLAANAGQEPRPLARVASGGEMARILLALKTVLSEADATPTLVFDEVDVGVGGRSGQVVGEQLWRLAQHHQVLVISHLPQVAAFADQHFRIIKVDVDGITETQVLPLNQDERINELAAMLDGLPVTPQARANAEALYQRVQTRKAELALTPVRQVT encoded by the coding sequence ATGCTTGCTGAGCTAGCTATCCGCAACTTGGCGATCATCCGTGACCTGCGGCTTGCTTTCGCACCAGGCTTGAACGCACTCACTGGTGAAACTGGTGCAGGTAAGTCGATCATTATTGACGCCCTGAGCGTTGCCCTTGGCGCTCGTGCTTCGGCAGACCTTGTTCGTGCTGGCGCAAGCAAGGCCTGGGTTGAAGCGGTCTTTGATGTTGCTGCACTGGCAACGCGGCCGCGCTTTCAAGCCGTGCTCAATGAGCTCGAAATCGAGCCGGAAGAGGGGCTGTTGGTCTTGACGCGTGAGGTAAGTGCATCAGGGCGTAGCCTTGCGCGTGTCAACGGTCGCACTGTTCCACTTGCGACCGTCGCTGCACTTGGGCGAGTACTTGTCGATATCCACGGACAGACCGACCACCTGTCGTTGCTGCGACCGGAGACACAGCTAGAAATTCTCGATCGCTACGCGGGCGCGGAAGAGCTCCGCAGCGCGCTTGCTGCCAGTGTCCAACAATATCGTCACATTCGCCGCCAAATGCAAGAACTCGTACGCGCTGAACGTGAACGCGAGCAACGCATCGACGCGCTCCGGTTTCAACTCCAGGAAATCACCGCGGCGCAACTCTCCCCCGGAGAGGAGGAAACGCTCCTGCAGGAGCGAGCGCGGCTCCTCAACGCCGAGCGGCTCGCTGGGCTAGCCCACGAGATCTACGGCCTACTCGAGGCAGGAGAAGGCGGAACTGCTAGCGCACTTGACGCGCTGCGGTTGGCTGCGAGCCGGTTGGCTGAACTGACTCGGCTTGATCCGTCCCAAGCACATCTCCTGTCCCAGCTCGAAGAAGCTCGCTATGCGCTTGAGGATCTTGCGCAGACGATCCGCGACTATGGCGAGCAACTTGAAGCTGATCCTGACCGTCTCGCTGCTGTCGAAGATCGCCTACAACGCATCAAACTGTTGAAGCGCAAATATGGCGATACGATTCCTGAGATTCTGTCCTACGCCGAGCGCGTGGCTCGTGAGCTGCAAACGCTTGAGCACAGCACTGAAACGATCGAGCACCTTCAAGAAACGTTGCGTGCCTTGCTTGCAACCATTCGGGAACAGGCCGATGCTCTGACTGCTCGGCGTCGTGCTGCGGCAGAGCAGCTTGAACAGCAGGTAGCGGAAACACTCGCGGCATTGAACCTTGCACGAGCACGTTTTGTTGTCGCTCTCGAGCCATTGGCTGGTGAATCCGATCACACGGGACGGCTGGGAATCGACGAGTTTGGACAGGAGCGAGTCGAATTCTTGTTGGCAGCCAATGCCGGGCAAGAGCCTCGTCCGCTTGCCCGGGTAGCCTCGGGCGGTGAGATGGCGCGCATTTTGCTCGCGTTGAAGACGGTGCTGTCAGAAGCTGACGCAACCCCGACGCTCGTGTTCGACGAGGTTGACGTTGGCGTTGGTGGACGGAGCGGCCAAGTCGTTGGCGAGCAGCTCTGGCGCCTTGCCCAGCACCACCAGGTGCTGGTTATTAGCCACCTCCCGCAAGTCGCCGCATTTGCTGATCAGCATTTCCGAATTATCAAAGTCGACGTGGATGGCATCACGGAGACACAAGTCCTACCGCTCAACCAGGATGAACGGATTAATGAACTTGCAGCAATGCTCGACGGGCTCCCTGTAACACCACAGGCGCGGGCGAACGCCGAGGCGCTCTATCAGCGTGTTCAGACCCGTAAAGCCGAACTTGCCCTTACGCCAGTGCGTCAGGTGACGTAG
- a CDS encoding cobalamin-independent methionine synthase II family protein: MSVPYRSDVVGSLLRPAYLTEARQRYEAGELSPAEFKRIEDRAVDEAIKLQEDVGIDVLTDGEQRRYAFFGHLIDSLDGFEKSGGRPVIFHDQSGQQQYVFRGPVVVDKLRWRRSMCAEEFTYVRARTTHPAKVTLIDAMQAAAYWDKELSTGAYPTLESYLADLVDILRREIAELVRLGCTYIQFDAPRYAALLDPEIRENYRQRGIDPDRLIDEAIELDNAVMDGFDKQGITFGLHICRGNNQSLFYASGGYDPIAEKIFQRTKFHRFLLEYDDPRSGTFEPLRMVPEDRVVVLGLVSTKKAELETQEQLEQRIHEAAKFFPLERMALSPQCGFASTWEGNRITPEIQRQKLELVVRTARAVWG, translated from the coding sequence GTGAGTGTTCCATATCGGAGTGACGTCGTTGGCAGTCTCTTGCGCCCGGCGTACCTTACTGAAGCACGCCAGCGCTATGAAGCGGGGGAACTTTCACCGGCGGAATTCAAGCGGATAGAAGATCGCGCCGTTGACGAAGCAATCAAGCTCCAAGAAGACGTCGGCATCGACGTCTTGACTGATGGTGAGCAACGGCGGTACGCCTTCTTCGGCCACTTGATTGACTCGCTCGATGGATTCGAGAAGAGCGGCGGCCGTCCGGTTATTTTCCATGACCAGAGTGGTCAGCAGCAGTATGTCTTCCGCGGCCCGGTCGTCGTTGACAAACTGCGCTGGCGCCGGAGCATGTGCGCCGAAGAGTTCACCTATGTTCGCGCACGAACTACCCACCCAGCAAAAGTCACGCTTATTGATGCCATGCAAGCAGCTGCCTACTGGGATAAAGAGCTTTCAACCGGAGCCTATCCGACACTCGAAAGCTATCTTGCTGATCTCGTCGATATCCTGCGACGCGAAATTGCTGAGCTGGTGCGTCTTGGTTGCACCTACATCCAGTTCGACGCTCCTCGATATGCCGCGTTGCTTGATCCGGAAATCCGGGAGAACTATCGGCAACGCGGTATTGATCCCGATCGCCTGATTGACGAGGCCATTGAACTTGATAACGCCGTGATGGACGGCTTCGATAAACAGGGCATTACGTTCGGCCTCCATATCTGCCGGGGGAACAACCAGAGTCTGTTCTACGCGAGCGGCGGCTATGACCCGATTGCCGAGAAGATCTTTCAACGGACCAAGTTCCACCGCTTTCTGCTTGAGTACGATGACCCGCGTTCGGGCACGTTCGAGCCGTTACGGATGGTGCCGGAAGATCGCGTTGTCGTGCTTGGTCTCGTTTCGACAAAGAAGGCAGAGCTTGAGACGCAAGAGCAACTCGAACAGCGCATTCACGAAGCGGCAAAGTTCTTCCCGCTTGAGCGCATGGCCTTGAGTCCGCAGTGTGGCTTTGCTTCGACGTGGGAGGGCAATCGAATTACGCCGGAGATTCAACGTCAGAAGCTCGAGCTGGTGGTGCGGACAGCACGGGCAGTCTGGGGCTAG
- a CDS encoding PadR family transcriptional regulator, which yields MALPQLSLTEWAVLCLLAERPTHGFDLARALAPGSELGWVWTAPRPLVYHALDRLHALGLITAQREEPGKRGPRRTIMVLTPAGHEAVEAWLVQPVAHVRDMRAALLLKLVLLQRAGRDIRPLLQAQQQVLAPIVQHLEQRAKESQGAARIVALFRLAMAQAVLEFLTRMLAETAEPSLGKTATSPDALA from the coding sequence ATGGCGTTGCCACAGCTCTCCCTTACAGAGTGGGCAGTGCTTTGCTTGCTCGCTGAGCGGCCAACCCATGGGTTTGACCTTGCCCGCGCACTTGCCCCTGGCAGTGAGCTTGGCTGGGTGTGGACAGCACCTCGACCATTGGTCTACCACGCGCTTGATCGCTTACACGCGCTCGGACTCATCACTGCCCAACGAGAGGAACCAGGCAAACGCGGTCCGCGGCGCACCATTATGGTCCTCACGCCAGCTGGGCACGAAGCAGTTGAAGCCTGGCTGGTGCAGCCAGTAGCACACGTCCGCGATATGCGTGCCGCGTTACTCCTCAAGCTCGTACTGCTGCAGCGTGCTGGCCGAGATATCCGTCCACTGTTGCAGGCCCAACAGCAGGTTCTTGCTCCAATCGTGCAGCACCTGGAGCAACGAGCCAAAGAGAGTCAAGGGGCAGCACGCATTGTCGCACTGTTTCGGCTTGCCATGGCACAAGCTGTATTGGAGTTCCTAACGCGGATGCTCGCAGAGACTGCAGAACCGTCCTTGGGGAAGACAGCTACGTCACCTGACGCACTGGCGTAA